Genomic window (Festucalex cinctus isolate MCC-2025b chromosome 7, RoL_Fcin_1.0, whole genome shotgun sequence):
aaaataaaatcaaaatagcggacttcctctttggtttagcaaatggctccataatactttttttgtaggtcttagattgataggggtctgtcctaattttcacaaatctagcataatcatacaatcggaaatgcttcataaaaatgtctagagggtgcaatttattgcaaattgcacaagaaatctctaaaaattcatgttcatgacaagtctgatgtgtgtgcaaagtttcatgagttttcacacatgtatagaccaaaaaaaaagcaccacttTACTTggtaaacaatgcatcgctatggcaacagagtgcgacaaaataaaaaactttcgataactttgcaacataaacatcttcagatgaaacacaccaagtttgaagacggtcggataaattttgtaggagcagttcgttaaaatatgacccctaaaaaaggccacaaaaaatggctacaaatcccatcgtaaatcaaaatgccggacttcctgtttggtttagcatgtggttgcaagagactttttttgtacatcgtgggctcttatgtatgcctccaaattatcatagcgctacagccgggcatgctttgttaaagaggagttttttagctcaaaatgtgatgcccggcccctgggggacttcctgttgggtttagcacatggcaccaagagattttttttgtacatcgtgggctgttacatatgtctccaaattttcatagctctagctgctttgtacaactgggaatgcttcattaagaaggattttttttcctttgcaaacaagtgcatgccacgacaacagcgtgcgacaaaataaaaagctttcaatacattttcatcgtcaacatcttaagatgaatcacaccaagtttggagatgatcggataaactctgtaggaggagttcgttaaaatgagacccctatgaaatggccaaaaaaatggcaacacgttccaaagtaaatcaaaatggcggacttcctgttggggtaagcatatgtttcaaaaagagttttttgtacctcgaggcctgttacatatgtcttcaaattttggtaactcttggtaaaacgtacaaccgggaatgcttcgtgaaagaggagttttttttagctctaaatgtgatgcccggcccctgggggacttcctgttgggtttagcacatagcaccaagagacttttttgtacactgtgagctgttacatatgtctacaaatttttgtagctctagctgcttcgtacaactgggaattcttcattaagaagaatttttttcctttgcaaacaagtgcatgccacgacaacagcgtgcgacgaaataaaaagctttcgataaattttcatcgtcaacatcttaagatgaatcacaccaagtttgaagatgatcggatgaactctgtaggaggagttcgttaaaataagacccctatgaaatggccaaaaaaatggcaacacgttccaaagtaaatcaaaatggcggacttcctgttggggttagcatatgtttcaaaaagagttttttgtacctcgaggcctgttacatatgtcttcaaattttggtaactctaggtaaaacgtacaaccgggaatgcttcgttaaagaggagttttttttagctcaaaatgtgatgcccggcccctgggggacttcctgttgggtttagcacacagcaccaagagacttttttgtacattgtgggctgttacatatgtctacaaattttcgtagctctagctgcttcgtacaactgggaattcttcattaagaagaatttttttcctttgcaaacaagtgcatgccacgacaacagtgtgcgaagaaataaaaagctttcgatAAATTTTcattgtcaacatcttaagatgaatcacaccaagtttgaagatgatcggataaactctgtaggaggagttcgttaaaataagacccctatgaaatggccaaaaaaatggtaacacgttccaaagtaaatcaaaatggcggacttcctgttggggttagcatatggttcaaaaagagttttttgtaccttgagggctgttacatatgtcttcaaattttggtcactcgaggtaaaacgtacaaccgggaatgcttcgttaagtaagaattttgaaactcaaaatttgatgccccgcctctggcggacttcctgttgggtttagcatatggcaccaacagacttttttgtagatcatagtctgttacatatgtgtaccaattttcgtagctcaaggttaaacgtacaaccggcaatgcttcgtgaagtaagaatttttaaactctaaatttgatgccccaccgccgtcatatagtatgtcaaaaactttagattttttaacatggtgttgtcccaggtcttgagatggtacatcccaagtttgaagtcaatcggataaaccgtgtaggagaagcgggcaaaagtatgacccctgtaaatgtgcaaaaattggccaaaattggacatttaaatactcatatctcacttcctgtctattttagggtacacagatcaaagaggtttttgttcatctggatatgctccAGGGGCCACACAATTCTCATAGCCGTAGAACAATCGtcgcgggacagggatccgtttaagctatgtaggtggcgctacagcgccatttttctgttatcatgtatggcgactttaaaatatcaaatttttcgccaggcctgatgtgcgtgtaaagtttggtgagttttcgttcacgtttagcgtctcaaaaatgcgattgtttgcggagaagaatcatacaattggaaatgcgacataaaaatgcatagagggcgctattgagcacaacgttgggttacttgcacgtcagggtactggcacgttggggtactgttacatggaacaaggaccatttaaaatgttagttttttccatgccttgtctgtgcaaagtttaatgaaaaaggccaaaaattatgtataattcccaaaataaaatcaaaatagcggacttcctctttggtttggcaaatggctacataatacttttttgtaggtctagcataatcatacaatcggaaatgcttcataaaaatgtctagagggcgctatttattgcaaattgcacaataaatctctgaaaattcatgttcatgacaagtttcatgagttttcatgtgtataaaaaaaaaaaaaaaagcagcacttgacaaacaatgcattgctatggcaacagcgtgttacaaaataaaaaactttcgattactttgcatcttaaacatcttaagatgaaacacaccaagtttgaagacagtcggataaattttgtaggaggggttcgttaaaatatgacccctgaaaaaggccacaaaaaatggcaacaaatcccatcataaatcaaaatggcagacttcctgtttggtttagcacatggttccaagagacttttttgtacatcatgggctcttatgtatgcctgcaaattatcatagcgctaggtgaaacgtacaaccgggaatgcttcgttaaagaggagttttttagctcaaaatgtgatgcccggcccctacgggacttcctgttgggtttagcacatggcaccaagagacttttttgtacatcctgggctgttacatatgtctacaatttttcgtcgctctagctgcttcgtacaactgggaatgcttcattaagaaggatttttttcctttgcaaaaagggcatgccacgacaacagcgtgtgacgaaataaaaaaactttcaataacttttcattttcaacatcttaagatgaatcacaccaagtttgaagatgatcggataaactctgtaggaggagtttgttaaaatatgacccctatgaaatggccaaaaaaaatggcaacacattccaaagtaaatcaaaatggcggacgtcctgttaggtttagcatatggttcaaaaagagttttttgtacctcgagggctgttatatacctctacaaatgttggtaactctatgtgaaacgtacagccgggtatgctttgttaaagaggagttttttatctcaaaatgtgatgcccggcccctgggggacttcctgttgggtttagcacagggaaccaagagacttttttgtacatcttgggctgttacatatgtctacagattttcgtagctctagctgcttcgtacaaatgggaatgcttctttaaggatattttttttcctttaaaaacagtgcatgccatgacaacagcgtgcgacgaaatacaaagctttcaataacttttcatcttcaacatcttaagatgaatcacaccaagtttgaagatgatcggataaacactgtaggaggagttcgttaaaataagaccccaatgaaatggccaaaaaaatggcaacacgctccaaaataaatcaaaatggtggacttcctgttaggtttagcatatggttcaaaaatagttttttgtaggtcatagcctgttacatatgtgtaccaattttcgtagctctagattaaacgtacaaccggcaatgcttcgtgaagtaagaatttttaaactctaaatttgatgcgccgccgccatcatatagtatatcaaaaacttttcatttttcacaatgatgttgtcccaggtgttgagatggtacatcccaagtttgaagtcaatcgggttaaccgtgtaggagaagcgggcaaaagtatgacccctgtaaatgtgcaaaaattggcaaaaattggacatttaaatactcatacctcactttctgtctattttagggtacacacttcaaagaggtttttgttcattgggatgtgctacaggtgccacacaattttcatagccgtcggacaatcgtagcgggacagggatccgtttaacctatgtagggggcgctaaggagccatttttctgttatcatgtatggcgactttaaaatatcaaatttttcgccaggcctgatgtgcgtgtaaagtttggtgagttttcggtcacgtttagtgtctcaaaaatgcgattgtttgcggagaagagctgcgagcagctataaagggccctcgcaacccgggccacgttggggtatatgcaagtcgggggacttgcacgttggggtactgttaaatagaaaaggaccatggaaaatacaaatgcatttgccgtgccttgtgtgtaaataggtgcaaggccaaaaatgatgcacaactcccaaaataaattcaaaagtgtggactttctgatgtgtgtgcaaagtttcatgaaaagtcgctcgtttgatattcaaaaccagcatctgtttatttgaaaagatTGAAtgccacagagatggtgtgtgatcaaataaaaagctttttgatgactcttaatgtggtgtcgctgtgcaacacatatgtattcaagacatagtgaagtattgtgacagttttgtagggtccagcaaacagtaaatgtgtgacagttattaaataaaaaatgtagctttgaagcaggctaaccaatgacatcatctaaagggggaaaaaagcacatgagcaagcatagatataagtagaggagaaaaagagatgaaagaagtgcgagagatggaacaggagaggaatgcagctgtttatgtatagctgttgtaacaggacagattaaataaccctgccaacactttaacctggggttaacagcgtcctaggacagataaactcttgagtgtaaaagttttctgggacagatgaatcccttggggtcaaagagtttgggttagcacatagtctgtcttaggataatgtaacctccatggatgaattagtcttaggacgctttgacctgcgggctaaaacttcaggggggttaacctgtcctgttatattgtgatcatcgtctttgtgcatgtcctcagtggcttcttctgtctgtgtggcagcatttgatacatctgtagaacaaaaacgaatgaagaatcatgttagatctttgAAGtgtggttgtcttaggtgtagtttacagaacagtcgtgtgcatatttgtagcatggtagtgtcttaatacaaatgcatattatgtaatgcactgtatatggatattacagacgtaatatttgacggtgatcgtatattcatagtttttgcccgttaataaataatatagcttggGTCAGTagagtaataagacacgcaaaaatggtatagttgaatcctcagggtcaaaaagcaatgttttaggattgtgtgatgaaatgatgaataaaagtaaggatacaacaggtacataaatggttatgtaagtgtaaaatttggcatggtgtgtccagatacatgcaggataagtataaaatattgtggtgtgtgattgatttcttcttagtaaaaattagtattgtaaaggtcaagtcacagtatgtcccaaaaaaaaatctaaaaaaatctatggtatagaaacatcataatcaggggcaaagacataaacataataatagtaattaataatgatagaatttaaatacaatcttttccatgaatatgtcagttgttttgagaagatacagaaaaaaaagaactttgaagtgtctatcagtggatgaaagagggcaagatcacagcacagctacatgatatcagtcacatttgaaagtaatcaagtgtagtatgtattcacattatatacattgagaaattgcggctcaataatcagtcagtgtttcagttaacagtccaatgttaccttcaagatattcctaacagaaaaaaaggaacgtgcattaacaaaaaaatttaaaaatgtccattgtcaaacatgtcattcattatacacaatgtgtaggatggggatgcttgctgtgttagtgtttgtgtgtcttccatgtcatatagcttaccatcacggacaaatgcatcacatgcatcctttatatccaatgcagtctggagttctttcacaagcttggttttgaagtcgatctgtttttcaagtgctcgattgactcgagtcacatggactagttggttcatcatttgggaatgaagatcaaggctgcgctggtataagtcgttgcgactgaaagcatgatcaatgcatgcatactgtaatgacaaagcattcaatgaaaatcagtcatgttagattccatgaatctaaatagcagaggtaacgtgttggtgcaaaactttGTGGTCGTGtagcatgttactcaatggttgtgtgtgtcaaaacgagtttatttgaaagaatatacaaatatatacacacggacatatatatttatacagtataacagtactgcatgtattggttttaaggaaagagttgaaaagcagtcttCAGGAAAatgcataagacgcacaaagtaccatttcactacatgtaataagttgtcaattagacatgtgaattaagtggttaagatagtggctactgtgcaagtaagcttcaattgtctctaaaaggttagcgtatgtgttctacatgatatcaatggctagacgtgctcgtggagaaacattacaaacagaaaaacacacaaaaggtgcctttaacaaacctgtcaaaaaatgagaacttaatacatatatgtatggcatactgtatatgattgagaaagtagtcctgtttagtttatttattgtatacttacggaaaaaagttggcaatctttgcgtatggagatgattagagggtctttatcagaaGAGAATTTGCTCGGTGATTTgtccatgttctgtagaaaagcaaaggagtagaaataaatacagtgtcatatttcataaacatacaagaaatttgtagctgtattaaccattgttggtatttgaagtgataatttaggaattgAAGTGTCGTGATGGCAGAATTtacagagtgcttaccttgtatgactttgtagatggaaatgtcctttgttgaaagagctctttgttgtctactatatatgcaaggacaagcataagtaggtgtggttatgaagtacttgaccattgaaataaagcagtggtatcaaatgtatggaccgtggtttggctcaggcccgcaaaggggttaatgtggcacaagagataatcttgtaaggtacaaaaaaataataataatatgagtaATGTCTTACCAATTAATCAGatggccaaaatcaaaacaaagaaatgtgtaaTTTCAAAAGTAGTTTTTAGGTGACCAATCAATTAGAACACGGAATGGATCtgcatgtcattattttacacacaagctAAAGTTATGgattgttggggaaaaaaaagacaaacataaaTGTGCTGAATATGACACTCATTCAGCTAttggtaacacaaacacaatatggtgTGAAATAATGTCCAATAACTTCATTAATTGTGTCACACAGTACATTCtagaaataatatatatatgaaagacAGGTAGATATAACACGCTCGGAACTCATATGGGCAGTGTTGCCACTTTCCATTTGCATGTGAGTTATTCTtaggaaaaatgtatttacagttgAGCCTTGCTATTTAGGGTTGttctacaaatagcaaaaatctgtctATAACTGATGCCGATTGTATTTAAGCTATATACCATGATGTTATCAGTCCAGCCAACTTAGTTATAGAGTATATTGTCCTTCATGTGGCCACTGAGCTAATAAAAGTTGATAAAAAAGCATGATCACAAGTGGTGAGTGACTGTTAGTAAGAATAATAATTGTATCTATGTTGTGTGCTACAATGAAAGTATTGATAGTGACATgttatgatatataatacaatttTCTAAGTACCATTTGAAACATCAGTATCTTTAATTTATTGACAAGAAAACACAGGAATGTATGGATATAGATGTTGACAGATCAAAAAGCAATATTTTCTACATACTATCAGTTAGCATTACAAGTATTCATAGTAAGTAAAAGAAATGCTGTTAATTGTGAAATTGGAGcgctaaaaattatataaactttgcttgtacatgtgaggtAATTGTAATCATTAGCAAAGGCAATAGGAAACAAACAGAATGCACATAGcttacaaaacataaaagtagTTGTATAAAAGTGTTGATGTTTAAATTTCATTGTGTAACAGTGTTGATGTTTAAATTTCATAGAAGTATCATATTTTGCCCGCCCCTTCTGTTCTTATTGGTCAAAAGTCTGACTCTTTCAAGGGCGGCTACATTTAAACCACTGTCACTGAAAGAGACTTCCTCTTGTTGTTCTTCACTGGTTTTGCGTCAGCAGATTCAGAGAGCACAGACAGCAAGATTTCCACAAACGTTATTTCAGCTGTTGGAGTATCCTCtagagtgtttttatttatttatttatttatttatttatttatttatttatttatttagttagttagttagttagttagttagtagtAACAGGTAAttgtatattaaatatttattgtagTTGGAGTGCAGATTGTTAGCTTCTCAGATGCCTCGGGGGAAAGGCTATCATCGTTCGGAGGCAGCCAAGAGGAGCATGACTGAACGTCTTCGACTTGGTGATGTTCAGCAACCATTTCATGCAACTTGCGCACGTAAGTAGCTACCATTTGTATGTAATATTTTAAGCACAAAGACGTCCGATGAATTATTGCGGAGAaaaattttgtgtgttttatttcctTTGTTGTCATGAAATGTAATTCAATAATGATTATTTCTGTATGTGCTAATAGGTGGTGGTACTGGTGGCCGTCACAAAGTGCAAGAATGGCCAATTTCTTGCGTTACTGGTCGAAGCCACAAGTTGGTCATACCCTCTGAGTGTCCAAACAAGAAGGTATAAATGGTTTCTAGTtctacatttaagaaaaaagtgCAATGGATACTGATTGTGCTaaattaaatactgtacattatgtCATATAGTTTGTCTTGCTCATTGGAGACTCGCACCTACGGAGCATCGCAGATGGTTTTGTGGAGATGCCAAAGGATTctttttcctttggcgtcatgtCGACACCCGGAGCTTGTGCAACCGAGTTGACTACTGAGGTGCAGCATGCTGTTGTGCCTAGAACTCCAGACGTGGTTTGTCTTTTGGCTCCTAGCAATAACCTGACATCCAGCCGCACCCCTGACGAGGCAGGAGCAGATTTCTGCAGACTCCTTGGTAATGTCTGTGGTCGCTGGCCTAATAAGGTACATGTATATTATGTTTATTAATAGATTTGTAATACTATTATGAGGTGTATAGTATACACGATTGCAGTGTGATGTCGAAATATTTTCATGGGTAAAATAGTACAAACGTAAGTTATAAACGCTGCTTGCTTTGAATAGGTGTTTGTCTTGGACTTTCCTCCACGTCTAACCGTGGATGTGACTCAGCAGGATTACTTGCGTCAGGAGTTTCATCGTGTGTCAGCACGTATGGGTGAGTTACTAGATAATGACATTCAGTTAGGTCTTACATGTTTTATCATATGGTGTGCGTTTTTGTTACACTGTAAACTGTGCATCCTACAGAATATAAACTGTGAATGTAAAAAGACTTTAATAG
Coding sequences:
- the LOC144022321 gene encoding uncharacterized protein LOC144022321, with the translated sequence MPRGKGYHRSEAAKRSMTERLRLGDVQQPFHATCARGGTGGRHKVQEWPISCVTGRSHKLVIPSECPNKKFVLLIGDSHLRSIADGFVEMPKDSFSFGVMSTPGACATELTTEVQHAVVPRTPDVVCLLAPSNNLTSSRTPDEAGADFCRLLGNVCGRWPNKVFVLDFPPRLTVDVTQQDYLRQEFHRVSARMGVKYMSTAAFFPLKNLKLWSKDGVHLSDDNGMSILVQLMCDGVHQVSHFIL
- the LOC144022438 gene encoding uncharacterized protein LOC144022438; its protein translation is MDKSPSKFSSDKDPLIISIRKDCQLFSYACIDHAFSRNDLYQRSLDLHSQMMNQLVHVTRVNRALEKQIDFKTKLVKELQTALDIKDACDAFVRDDVSNAATQTEEATEDMHKDDDHNITGQVNPPEVLARRSKRPKTNSSMEVTLS